In the genome of Populus nigra chromosome 9, ddPopNigr1.1, whole genome shotgun sequence, one region contains:
- the LOC133702610 gene encoding mitogen-activated protein kinase 19-like produces MEFFTEYGDANRYKILEVIGKGSYGVVCAAIDTHTGEKVAIKKINNVFEHISDAIRILREVKLLRLLRHPDIVEIKRIMLPPSKREFKDIFVVFELMESDLHQVIKANDDLTREHHQFFLYQMLRALKYMHTANMYHRDLKPKNILANANCKLKVCDFGLARVAFSDTPTTVFWTDYVATRWYRAPELCGSFFSKYTRAIDIWSIGCIFAEVLTGKPLFPGKSVVHQLDLITDLLGTPSLETISRVRNDKARKYLTEMRKKQPVPFAQKFPNADPLAHRLLQRLLAFDPKDRPTAEEALADPYFKGLAKVEREPSSQPIMKLEFEFERRRVTKEDVRELLYREILEYHPQLLKDYMNGNESTNFLYPSAIGHFRKQFAYLEENSGRSAPVIPLERKHVSLPRSTVHSNTIPRNMQSNSTSFDNRQVTEDDSKNLRVQDTSFENPAKVARPPPRMPSAKPGRVVGSVVPYENGRNVKDLYGTRMFCRNAVLPPQTSSPHCFLRTNTLIQEKSISETGKDSQTKQQPPKCNVAAKPSSGMAMDVNTNPYYQPQSRVEQLNERIAIDAKLLQAQSQFGPVGPAAVAAQRNVGTVHYGLT; encoded by the exons ATGGAATTTTTCACTGAGTACGGGGATGCCAATAGATACAAGATTCTAGAAGTTATTGGAAAGGGAAGCTATGGAGTTGTTTGTGCTGCAATTGACACTCATACTGGAGAAAAAGTggcaataaagaaaatcaataatgtttttgagCATATTTCTGATGCTATTCGAATCTTGAGAGAAGTAAAGTTACTTAGGCTTTTACGGCATCCTGATATCGTTGAGATTAAGAGAATCATGCTGCCACCCTCAAAGAGAGAATTTAAAGAcatatttgttgtttttgagcTTATGGAATCTGATCTTCACCAAGTCATCAAAGCTAATGATGACTTGACAAGGGAACACCATCAGTTCTTTCTTTATCAGATGTTACGAGCACTGAAATATATGCATACAG CAAATATGTACCACAGAGATCTTAAACCAAAGAATATTTTGGCAAATGCAAATTGCAAACTTAAAGTATGTGACTTTGGGCTGGCAAGAGTAGCATTTAGTGATACACCAACCACTGTTTTCTGGACG GATTATGTTGCTACGAGATGGTATAGAGCTCCAGAGCTGTGTGGATCTTTCTTttcaaag TATACACGAGCAATTGATATTTGGAGCATCGGCTGCATCTTTGCTGAGGTATTGACAGGGAAGCCACTGTTTCCGGGTAAAAGCGTTGTTCATCAATTAGATTTGATCACTGATCTTCTTGGGACACCTTCATTAGAAACCATTTCTAGA GTACGAAATGACAAGGCAAGAAAATACTTGACAGAAATGAGGAAAAAACAGCCTGTGCCATTTGCACAGAAATTTCCAAATGCAGATCCTTTGGCACACAGGTTACTGCAAAGGCTACTAGCATTTGATCCAAAAGATCGACCAACTGCTGAAGAG GCATTAGCTGACCCTTACTTTAAGGGCCTAGCCAAAGTTGAGAGAGAACCTTCCTCTCAGCCAATCATGAAGTTGGAGTTTGAGTTTGAAAGGCGAAGGGTAACAAAGGAAGATGTTCGGGAACTGCTATACCGTGAAATACTGGAATACCATCCACAGCTACTCAAAGACTACATGAACGGAAATGAAAGCACTAATTTTCTCTATCCTAG TGCCATAGGTCATTTTAGAAAGCAGTTTGCATACCTCGAGGAAAACAGTGGTAGAAGTGCACCAGTGATACCTCTAGAGAGGAAGCATGTCTCCCTTCCACG GTCTACTGTTCACTCGAACACAATCCCTCGTAATATGCAATCAAATTCAACCTCATTTGACAACAGGCAAGTTACAGAAGATGATTCTAAAAATTTAAGAGTACAGGATACGAGTTTTGAAAATCCAGCAAAGGTTGCAAGGCCCCCACCTCGAATGCCATCAG CAAAGCCAGGGAGAGTTGTGGGATCAGTTGTACCGTATGAGAATGGCAGAAATGTCAAAGATCTCTATGGTACAAGGATGTTTTGTAGAAATGCTGTTCTTCCTCCCCAAACCAGCTCTCCACACTGCTTCTTGAGGACTAACACATTGATCCAAGAGAAGTCTATTTCGGAGACTGGAAAAGATTCACAAACCAAACAGCAACCTCCTAAATGTAACGTGGCGGCCAAGCCATCCTCTGGGATGGCCATGGACGTGAACACCAACCCATATTACCAACCACAATCTAGGGTGGAGCagttaaatgaaagaattgcCATTGATGCAAAACTGCTCCAGGCACAATCCCAGTTTGGTCCAGTTGGTCCTGCTGCTGTAGCTGCTCAGAGGAATGTGGGCACTGTTCATTATGGATTAACATAG
- the LOC133702753 gene encoding probable LRR receptor-like serine/threonine-protein kinase At3g47570: MFSSAFCFRSFVLLLSLISVTCSNYTNETDLLALIQFKNKIVDDPLGIMSSWNSTIHFCQWHGVSCGRRHQRVRVLALQSLKLSGTISPHIGNLSFLRELHLQNNSFFHEIPPQVSRLRSLQIFSLHNNSISGQIPPSISDCSSLISIKIEFNNLTGEIPMELGSLLKLKNLTLEVNGLTGTIPPSLGNLSSLEILRLEKNKILFGNVPSTLGKLKNLRILNLMDNRLSGVIPPSIFNLSSLTGLDIGYNLFHGNLPSDIGISLPNLEFFSIASNQFTGSIPVSISNASNIELLQVSLNNLTGEVPTLEKLHRLNFFTLFSNHLGSGQANDLSFLSSLTNATTLEYLSIKRNNFGGELPKQISNLSTMLGVISLPENNIFGSIPAGIEKLVNLKVFDVGNNKISGIIPSSIGELQNLEGLVLDYNNLSGRIPSSVGNLTKLMALYLGDNSLEGSIPSSLGNCKKLLVLTLCGNNLSGDIPPGLFGIFSLLYICFSKNHFSGSLPIEIGKLINLEFLDVSENMLSGEIPSSLGGCISLEGLYMNSNFFHGSIPSALSSLRGVLQFNFSHNNLSGKIPEFFQGFNSLEMLDLSYNNFEGIIPDEGIFKNSTAVSVIGNSQLCGGNTEFGLPRCKFQQPKRLKLKLKIAIFAITVLLALALVVTCLFLCSSRRKRRELKLTSMRNELLEVSYQILLKATNGFSSANLVGIGSFGSVYKGILDQNGMVIAVKVLNLMRQGASRSFIAECEALRNIRHRNLVKVLTACSSIDYHGNDFKAIVYEFMANGSLEDWLHPTGTGGGTTLTLNLLQRLNIAIDVACALEYLHHHCEMPVAHCDLKPSNVLLDDELTGHVGDFGLAKFLSGASLDYPTNESTSIGVRGTIGYAPPEYGVGGEVSAYGDTYSYGILLLEMFTGKRPTDEMFREGSNLHNFVKGAVPEQVKQITDPTLLQEEPTGDGDKHEISSMRNSRSLECLNSILRIGISCSVEFPRERMKISDAVAQLHSVRNELQSTGGNNAIFLLKS; encoded by the exons ATGTTTTCTTCAGCCTTTTGCTTCCGATCctttgttttacttttatctTTAATCTCAGTCACCTGCTCCAACTACACTAATGAGACTGACTTATTAGCCTTAATCcaattcaagaacaaaatagTGGATGACCCTCTTGGGATCATGAGCTCGTGGAATAGTACTATCCATTTCTGCCAGTGGCATGGTGTCTCTTGTGGTCGTAGGCACCAAAGGGTCAGAGTGTTAGCCCTACAGTCCCTCAAACTTTCAGGTACCATATCACCCCATATTGGCAATCTGAGCTTTTTAAGGGAACTACACCTTCAAAACAATAGTTTCTTTCATGAAATCCCTCCACAGGTTAGCCGTTTGCGTAGTTTGCAGATATTTTCTCTACACAATAATTCCATCTCTGGTCAAATTCCTCCTAGCATATCTGATTGCTCTAGccttatttcaattaaaattgaattcaacAATCTGACAGGAGAAATTCCTATGGAGCTAGGCTCTTTGTTGAAGCTCAAAAACCTTACTCTGGAAGTCAATGGTCTTACAGGGACTATCCCTCCTTCTTTAGGGAATCTATCCTCCCTTGAGATCCTTcggctagaaaaaaataaaattctgttTGGGAATGTTCCTAGTACTCTAGGAAAATTGAAGAATCTTAGGATTTTAAATCTGATGGATAACAGGCTTTCAGGTGTCATTCCACCCTCAATCTTCAATCTTTCTTCATTGACAGGTTTGGATATAGGATACAACCTTTTCCATGGAAATCTTCCATCTGATATAGGCATATCTCTCCCAAATCTTGAATTCTTTTCAATCGCCTCAAACCAGTTCACTGGTTCCATTCCTGTTTCCATATCAAATGCTTCAAATATTGAATTGCTTCAAGTAAGTTTAAATAATCTAACAGGAGAAGTTCCTACATTAGAAAAGCTGCATAGGCTCAACTTTTTCACCCTTTTCTCCAACCATTTAGGAAGTGGACAAGCTAATGACTTAAGCTTTCTCTCCTCGTTGACCAATGCCACCACTTTGGAGTATTTGTCTATTAAACGAAATAACTTTGGTGGGGAGTTGCCGAAACAAATCAGCAATCTCTCAACCATGCTCGGGGTGATCAGTCTACCGGAAAATAACATATTTGGAAGCATCCCAGCTGGAATAGAGAAGCTGGTGAACTTGAAAGTTTTTGATGTTGGCAACAACAAAATCTCAGGTATTATTCCTTCTAGCATTGGAGAGCTTCAAAATCTTGAGGGATTGGTTCTTGACTACAACAATTTATCAGGGCGTATTCCATCCTCTGTAGGGAATCTGACCAAATTAATGGCTCTCTATTTAGGGGATAACAGTCTTGAAGGTAGCATCCCCTCAAGTCTAGGGAACTGCAAGAAATTGTTAGTGTTGACTCTGTGTGGAAATAATCTTAGTGGTGACATACCCCCAGGACTTTTTGGGATCTTCTCATTACTGTATATCTGTTTTTCTAAAAACCATTTTTCGGGTTCCCTTCCCATTGAAATAGGAAAGTTAATAAATCTAGAATTCTTAGATGTATCTGAAAACATGTTATCAGGTGAGATTCCTAGCAGTCTTGGGGGTTGTATAAGCCTTGAAGGCTTGTATATGAATTCCAACTTCTTTCATGGGTCCATTCCTTCAGCATTGAGTTCACTGAGAGGAGTTCTACAGTTCAACTTTTCTCATAACAACTTGTCAGGGAAAATTCCAGAGTTTTTTCAGGGCTTTAACTCATTAGAGATGTTGGATCTCTCTTATAACAACTTCGAGGGCATTATACCAGATGAAGGAATTTTCAAGAACTCAACTGCAGTTTCAGTCATAGGAAATAGCCAGCTATGTGGTGGTAACACCGAGTTTGGGCTGCCTAGATGCAAGTTCCAACAACCAAAGAGGCTGAAACTCAAATTGAAGATAGCAATCTTTGCCATTACAGTGCTTCTAGCATTGGCCCTTGTTGTCACTTGTTTATTTCTTTGTTCAtcaagaaggaaaagaagagaacTTAAATTGACCTCTATGCGGAATGAGCTATTGGAGGTGTCTTATCAAATTCTCTTAAAAGCTACCAATGGATTCTCTTCAGCGAATTTGGTTGGTATAGGTAGCTTTGGGTCTGTGTATAAAGGAATACTTGACCAAAATGGAATGGTCATTGCTGTCAAAGTGCTTAATCTCATGCGTCAAGGAGCTTCTAGGAGTTTCATAGCTGAATGTGAAGCCCTGAGAAACATCAGACATCGGAATCTTGTCAAGGTATTAACTGCATGCTCAAGTATTGATTACCATGGTAATGATTTCAAGGCTATAGTTTATGAGTTCATGGCTAATGGGAGTCTAGAGGATTGGCTGCATCCAACTGGTACAGGAGGTGGCACAACGCTGACTCTAAATCTTCTCCAGAGACTTAACATTGCCATCGATGTTGCGTGTGCACTAGAGTACCTTCATCATCATTGTGAAATGCCAGTAGCTCACTGTGATCTTAAACCAAGCAATGTTCTTCTCGATGATGAACTCACTGGACATGTAGGTGACTTTGGGCTAGCAAAATTTCTTTCTGGAGCAAGCCTTGATTATCCAACAAATGAATCAACTTCAATTGGAGTAAGAGGAACTATAGGTTACGCTCCTCCAG AGTATGGCGTAGGAGGTGAAGTGTCAGCATATGGTGATACATATAGCTATGGCATACTCTTGTTGGAGATGTTCACAGGAAAGAGGCCCACTGATGAAATGTTTAGAGAAGGCTCAAATCTTCATAACTTTGTCAAGGGAGCTGTGCCTGAACAAGTGAAACAGATAACAGATCCAACTCTTCTTCAGGAAGAACCAACTGGGGACGGCGACAAACATGAAATTAGCAGCATGAGAAACAGCAGATCTCTCGAGTGCTTGAACTCAATATTACGAATTGGAATCTCATGTTCTGTTGAATTTCCAAGAGAGCGCATGAAGATTAGCGACGCCGTTGCTCAACTCCATTCTGTCCGAAATGAACTTCAATCAACTGGTGGTAATAATGCTATCTTCCTACTTAAAAGTTAG